From one Lycium ferocissimum isolate CSIRO_LF1 chromosome 7, AGI_CSIRO_Lferr_CH_V1, whole genome shotgun sequence genomic stretch:
- the LOC132063702 gene encoding boron transporter 4-like isoform X2 — MMKSTLKTPFRGIVDDFRGRATCYQRDWLAGLTSGISILAPTTYIFFASALPVIAFGEQLSRDTDGSVSTVETLVSTAICGIIHSIFGGQPLLILGVAEPTIIMYTYMYKFAKGREDLGQTLYLAWAGWVCVWTALMLFLLAIFNACNIINRFTRIAGETFGMLISVLFIQEAIKGLVSEFKVPKAEDPNLEKYQFQWLYTNGLLGVIFSFGLLYTSLKSRKARSWWYGTGWFRSFIADYGVPLMVLVWSALSYSVPSKVPSGVPRRLFSPLPWESASSHHWTVIKDMGKVPPTYIFAALIPALMIAGLYFFDHTVASQMAQQKEFNLKNPSAYHHDILLLGFMTLLCGLIGVPPSNGVLPQSPMHTKSLAVLRRQLIRRKMVKSAKESIKRKASNSEIYGNMQAVFVEIDSSPDTTVAKELEHLKEAVMKSTENDNEGNAEFAFDPEKHIDVYLPVRVNEQRVSNLLQSLLVAASVCAMPVIKKIPTSVLWGYFAYMAIDSLPGNQLWERILLLFITPGRRFKVLEGVHASFVESVPFRYIAIFTVFQFMYLLLCFGVTWIPIAGILFPLPFFLLLSIRQHLLPKIFQPHHLRELDAAEYEEIPGVPQRLRSFSSKEKEAPPHGAEEGEVDICGAEILDELTTRRGEFKIRSKSFNDDKRPQVHATTENLSS, encoded by the exons ATGATGAAGAGTACTCTCAAAACTCCATTCAGAGGCATTGTCGATGATTTTAGAGGAAGAGCAACTTGCTACCAGCGCGATTGGCTTGCTGGACTTACATCCGGAATATC GATATTGGCTCCAACTACTTACATATTTTTTGCATCTGCTCTTCCAGTGATTGCCTTTGGAGAACAATTGAGCAGAGAtacag ATGGGAGCGTGAGCACTGTGGAAACTTTAGTTTCAACAGCTATATGTGGTATAATACACTCCATATTCGGTGGGCAGCCTCTTTTAATATTAGGAGTTGCAGAACCTACTATTATTATGTACACTTACATGTACAAATTTGCCAAAGGGAGAGAAGATTTGGGACAGACTCTTTACTTGGCTTGGGCTGGATG GGTTTGTGTGTGGACGGCACTCATGTTGTTTCTTTTAGCAATATTTAATGCCTGCAACATTATCAATCGATTTACAAGGATAGCTGGGGAGACATTTGGGATGCTCATTTCTGTGCTTTTTATACAAGAGGCAATTAAG GGGTTAGTAAGCGAGTTCAAAGTTCCCAAAGCTGAGGACCCAAATTTAGAGAAATATCAATTCCAATGGCTCTATACAAACGGCTTACTTGGAGTTATATTTTCCTTTGGCCTTCTCTACACATCATTGAAAAGCAGAAAAGCAAGGTCATGGTGGTATGGAACAG GTTGGTTCAGAAGCTTTATTGCTGATTATGGTGTTCCATTAATGGTCCTTGTTTGGTCAGCACTCTCATATAGTGTGCCAAGTAAAGTGCCATCTGGAGTTCCCAGAAGGCTCTTTAGTCCCCTTCCTTGGGAATCTGCATCTTCACACCACTGGACTGTAATTAAG GACATGGGGAAGGTTCCTCCAACATACATCTTTGCTGCCTTAATTCCAGCTCTAATGATAGCTGGACTTTATTTCTTTGATCACACTGTTGCTTCACAAATGGCACAACAAAAGGAATTCAATCTTAAGAATCCTTCTGCTTATCATCATGACATCTTGCTCTTGGGATTTATG ACTTTGCTTTGTGGTTTGATTGGAGTTCCTCCTTCAAATGGTGTCTTGCCACAGTCCCCTATGCATACAAAGAGTTTGGCTGTTCTCAGGAGACAG CTGATTCGGAGGAAGATGGTCAAAAGTGCCAAGGAGAGTATAAAGCGAAAGGCTAGTAATTCCGAAATTTATGGCAATATGCAAGCAGTTTTTGTAGAGATTGATAGTTCTCCTGAT ACAACAGTAGCTAAAGAGTTGGAACACTTGAAGGAGGCAGTAATGAAAAGTACTGAAAATGATAACGAGGGAAATGCAGAGTTCGCATTTGATCCTGAGAAACACATAGATGTCTACTTGCCTGTCCGAGTGAATGAGCAAAGAGTGAGCAATCTATTACAGTCGCTACTAGTAGCAGCATCAGTTTGTGCTATGCCAGTGATAAAGAAGATACCAACCTCAGTTCTTTGGGGATATTTCGCCTATATGGCTATTGACAGCCTGCCTGGAAATCAACTCTGGGAAAGAATATTGCTTCTCTTCATCACTCCTGGGAGGAGATTTAA GGTCCTTGAAGGGGTGCATGCATCTTTTGTGGAGTCGGTGCCATTCAGATACATTGCAATTTTCACAGTTTTCCAATTTATGTACTTATTATTATGCTTTGGAGTCACTTGGATCCCCATAGCTGGCATTCTCTTTCCCTTGccattttttctccttttaagCATAAGACAACATCTACTACCCAAGATTTTCCAGCCTCATCATTTGAGAGAGCTAGATGCAGCTGAGTATGAGGAAATTCCTGGTGTCCCTCAACGTTTGCGCAGCTTCTCTTCTAAG GAAAAGGAAGCACCTCCTCATGGAGCTGAGGAAGGTGAAGTAGACATTTGTGGTGCTGAGATATTAGATGAACTTACAACCAGAAGAGGGGAATTCAAGATCAGGAGCAAGAGCTTTAACGATGATAAACGCCCACAG GTTCATGCAACAACAGAGAATTTGAGTAGTTGA
- the LOC132063702 gene encoding boron transporter 4-like isoform X1, producing the protein MLLLNIYQDIGSNYLHIFCICSSSDCLWRTIEQRYRFFFSFSFFTFQLYYISRKLMNTNILWIYFVSKLDGSVSTVETLVSTAICGIIHSIFGGQPLLILGVAEPTIIMYTYMYKFAKGREDLGQTLYLAWAGWVCVWTALMLFLLAIFNACNIINRFTRIAGETFGMLISVLFIQEAIKGLVSEFKVPKAEDPNLEKYQFQWLYTNGLLGVIFSFGLLYTSLKSRKARSWWYGTGWFRSFIADYGVPLMVLVWSALSYSVPSKVPSGVPRRLFSPLPWESASSHHWTVIKDMGKVPPTYIFAALIPALMIAGLYFFDHTVASQMAQQKEFNLKNPSAYHHDILLLGFMTLLCGLIGVPPSNGVLPQSPMHTKSLAVLRRQLIRRKMVKSAKESIKRKASNSEIYGNMQAVFVEIDSSPDTTVAKELEHLKEAVMKSTENDNEGNAEFAFDPEKHIDVYLPVRVNEQRVSNLLQSLLVAASVCAMPVIKKIPTSVLWGYFAYMAIDSLPGNQLWERILLLFITPGRRFKVLEGVHASFVESVPFRYIAIFTVFQFMYLLLCFGVTWIPIAGILFPLPFFLLLSIRQHLLPKIFQPHHLRELDAAEYEEIPGVPQRLRSFSSKEKEAPPHGAEEGEVDICGAEILDELTTRRGEFKIRSKSFNDDKRPQVHATTENLSS; encoded by the exons ATGCTTCTTTTGAACATATATCAGGATATTGGCTCCAACTACTTACATATTTTTTGCATCTGCTCTTCCAGTGATTGCCTTTGGAGAACAATTGAGCAGAGAtacaggttttttttttctttttcttttttcacattTCAACTTTATTACATATCAAGAAAATTAATGAACACTAATATACTATGGATTTATTTTGTATCTAAATTAGATGGGAGCGTGAGCACTGTGGAAACTTTAGTTTCAACAGCTATATGTGGTATAATACACTCCATATTCGGTGGGCAGCCTCTTTTAATATTAGGAGTTGCAGAACCTACTATTATTATGTACACTTACATGTACAAATTTGCCAAAGGGAGAGAAGATTTGGGACAGACTCTTTACTTGGCTTGGGCTGGATG GGTTTGTGTGTGGACGGCACTCATGTTGTTTCTTTTAGCAATATTTAATGCCTGCAACATTATCAATCGATTTACAAGGATAGCTGGGGAGACATTTGGGATGCTCATTTCTGTGCTTTTTATACAAGAGGCAATTAAG GGGTTAGTAAGCGAGTTCAAAGTTCCCAAAGCTGAGGACCCAAATTTAGAGAAATATCAATTCCAATGGCTCTATACAAACGGCTTACTTGGAGTTATATTTTCCTTTGGCCTTCTCTACACATCATTGAAAAGCAGAAAAGCAAGGTCATGGTGGTATGGAACAG GTTGGTTCAGAAGCTTTATTGCTGATTATGGTGTTCCATTAATGGTCCTTGTTTGGTCAGCACTCTCATATAGTGTGCCAAGTAAAGTGCCATCTGGAGTTCCCAGAAGGCTCTTTAGTCCCCTTCCTTGGGAATCTGCATCTTCACACCACTGGACTGTAATTAAG GACATGGGGAAGGTTCCTCCAACATACATCTTTGCTGCCTTAATTCCAGCTCTAATGATAGCTGGACTTTATTTCTTTGATCACACTGTTGCTTCACAAATGGCACAACAAAAGGAATTCAATCTTAAGAATCCTTCTGCTTATCATCATGACATCTTGCTCTTGGGATTTATG ACTTTGCTTTGTGGTTTGATTGGAGTTCCTCCTTCAAATGGTGTCTTGCCACAGTCCCCTATGCATACAAAGAGTTTGGCTGTTCTCAGGAGACAG CTGATTCGGAGGAAGATGGTCAAAAGTGCCAAGGAGAGTATAAAGCGAAAGGCTAGTAATTCCGAAATTTATGGCAATATGCAAGCAGTTTTTGTAGAGATTGATAGTTCTCCTGAT ACAACAGTAGCTAAAGAGTTGGAACACTTGAAGGAGGCAGTAATGAAAAGTACTGAAAATGATAACGAGGGAAATGCAGAGTTCGCATTTGATCCTGAGAAACACATAGATGTCTACTTGCCTGTCCGAGTGAATGAGCAAAGAGTGAGCAATCTATTACAGTCGCTACTAGTAGCAGCATCAGTTTGTGCTATGCCAGTGATAAAGAAGATACCAACCTCAGTTCTTTGGGGATATTTCGCCTATATGGCTATTGACAGCCTGCCTGGAAATCAACTCTGGGAAAGAATATTGCTTCTCTTCATCACTCCTGGGAGGAGATTTAA GGTCCTTGAAGGGGTGCATGCATCTTTTGTGGAGTCGGTGCCATTCAGATACATTGCAATTTTCACAGTTTTCCAATTTATGTACTTATTATTATGCTTTGGAGTCACTTGGATCCCCATAGCTGGCATTCTCTTTCCCTTGccattttttctccttttaagCATAAGACAACATCTACTACCCAAGATTTTCCAGCCTCATCATTTGAGAGAGCTAGATGCAGCTGAGTATGAGGAAATTCCTGGTGTCCCTCAACGTTTGCGCAGCTTCTCTTCTAAG GAAAAGGAAGCACCTCCTCATGGAGCTGAGGAAGGTGAAGTAGACATTTGTGGTGCTGAGATATTAGATGAACTTACAACCAGAAGAGGGGAATTCAAGATCAGGAGCAAGAGCTTTAACGATGATAAACGCCCACAG GTTCATGCAACAACAGAGAATTTGAGTAGTTGA
- the LOC132063703 gene encoding protein DUF642 L-GALACTONO-1,4-LACTONE-RESPONSIVE GENE 2-like, protein MKKAAILLVLLCATIHVASSQKDGILPNGNFELGPKPSEMKGTKVVNRHAIPNWEISGYVEYIKSGQTQGDMLLPVPQGDYAVRLGEDASIKTKVKVTKGVFYSISFVFARTCAQEEKLNVSVSPNSEPNDWGMLPLQTMYSSEGWDSYSWGFLAEANVIDVVIHNPAVEKDPACGPLIDFVALKALKTPKRRGDNMLKNGNFEVGPYIFPNTTWGVLIPPNIEDDHSPLLGWMIESLKAVKYIDSEHFHVPEGKRAVELVAGRESAIAQVVRTRPRKVYDLIFSIGDASNSCEGSMLVEAFAGKITRQFPYESKGKGGFKRARLRFTAIAPRTRVRFLSTYYHMKSDNSGSLCGPVVDDVRLVGVRNPHRP, encoded by the exons ATGAAGAAGGCAGCCATATTATTGGTGCTGCTCTGTGCCACCATCCATGTTGCTTCATCACAAAAGGATG GAATATTGCCAAACGGGAACTTCGAGCTAGGTCCAAAGCCATCAGAAATGAAAGGAACAAAAGTAGTGAACCGTCACGCAATACCCAACTGGGAAATATCAGGTTACGTCGAGTACATTAAATCAGGCCAAACACAAGGTGACATGCTCCTTCCAGTACCTCAAGGAGATTACGCTGTTAGGCTAGGTGAAGACGCTTCAATCAAAACCAAAGTGAAAGTCACAAAAGGAGTGTTCTATTCAATCTCTTTTGTATTTGCTAGGACTTGTGCCCAAGAAGAGAAACTGAATGTGTCAGTTTCACCTAATTCTGAGCCCAATGATTGGGGAATGTTGCCACTACAGACTATGTATAGTTCTGAAGGATGGGATTCGTATTCGTGGGGTTTTTTGGCAGAGGCTAATGTGATTGATGTTGTGATACATAATCCAGCTGTGGAGAAGGACCCGGCTTGTGGTCCACTTATTGATTTCGTTGCTCTTAAGGCTTTAAAAACCCCCAAAAGACGTGGAG ACAACATGTTGAAGAATGGAAACTTTGAGGTAGGTCCATACATTTTCCCTAACACAACATGGGGCGTTCTAATCCCTCCAAACATTGAAGATGATCACTCTCCATTGCTCGGATGGATGATTGAATCTCTCAAGGCAGTCAAATACATCGACTCCGAACACTTCCACGTGCCGGAGGGCAAGCGAGCAGTCGAGCTCGTGGCTGGAAGAGAGAGTGCCATAGCACAAGTAGTGAGGACTAGACCACGAAAAGTATATGATTTAATTTTCTCTATTGGAGATGCTAGCAATTCTTGTGAAGGATCCATGCTTGTTGAGGCATTTGCAGGGAAAATTACTAGGCAATTTCCTTATGAATCTAAAGGTAAAGGTGGATTCAAAAGGGCTAGACTTAGGTTCACGGCGATTGCACCACGTACTAGAGTGAGGTTTTTGAGCACGTATTATCATATGAAGAGTGATAATTCGGGCTCGTTGTGTGGTCCTGTGGTCGATGATGTGAGATTGGTTGGAGTTCGCAATCCCCACCGTCCATAG